The genomic interval CATTTGGCCGGGACTTTAGCGATTTATCGCGCCAACGTCATCACAGCGCGACCACAACAGTCCCAGATTCGTTCACAGTACCGCTAATGATTCGACCATTGTCCATGCGAATGCGAACAATCTGCCCTGCGACACCGGCCGACATGGCCTGCCCCGCCGAGGCGACCGCATAGCCCGGGCCCTGCGCCAGCACCTTGACCTGGGCCCCGGCCCGGAACAGCTGGGGCGCCCGGACCATGCTTTGGCGCAGCGCCTGGCCCGCAACCAGCGGGCGCGCTGCCACCTGCCCCACCCACATTTCCGGGTTGGCCATGACGGGCGCCGATTCCTCGGCCCAGTCCACCTCGGCCTCCATGGCGTCCTGGGCGGAGAGCACCGTGCCCGTCGCCACCGGGCCGGTCAACACCCACGCCGGGCCGAAGGCCTTGACGGTGACCGGCAGGAACACGTTCCAGGCGGTGGGCCCTTCGACACACCGCAGCCCCAGCCGGGTACGCCCCCAAAGCTTGGCGCCCGTTGGCAGATAGGGCTCGACCCGCGCGCACGGCGCCAGCCGCAGGCGCGAATCCAGCGAGCCAACGCTCACTTCCATGCGCAGGGGCAATCCAGCGGCCTGGTTGCGCGACATGGCGTCGTCCAGCCAGCGCTGGGTCAGTGGGCCGAGATCGGTGCCCGGGTCTGGAGCGGCCTGGGCCAGAGCGGCGCCGCTGCCCGCCAAGGCCAGCACACCCAGGGCGCACGCGCGAACCAGGCGGGCGGCAAGGCGGGGCATTGCAGAAGAAAAACGGATTGATGGCATGGGGGCCTCCTGGGCATTGCTGCACTGCCCGCACGGGCGGCAAAGACTATTTCACGACTGGAACTATAGGCACGCCGGGCGCGGGCAAAACCCGGAACTGCGCGTGCAATGGCGCGTTCTTCGCGCTTTAGCAAAACGCACCCGCTTTCACAATCGAACCACGCCGGAACCTGCCCCCGGCTCTGTTGAATGCAACCCAGGGTGTGAGGCCAACATGCTTGACAAGATGACCAACCGGATGGACTTCCTCGGAAACGCGCTGATCCTGCGCGCCGAGCGCCAGCGCGCCATCGCAAGCAACATTGCCAACGCAGACACCCCCGGTTATGTGGCCCGCGACTTCCGTTTTGCAGATGCCATGCGCGAGGCCACCGGCTCCGGCGACAGCCGCATGGCGGCAGGCACTTCCGTCGGCACCCAGGGCGCCACCGACCCCCGCCACATCCCGCTGCCCGCTGCCAGCTCAGGCACAGGCGCCCCCGGCACACTGGGCTACTCCGTGCAATCACAGCCCAGCCTGGACAACAACACGGTCGATCTGGACCGCGAGCGGGCCAACTTTGTCGACAACGCGGTGCGCTACGAGACCACGCTGCGCTTCATCAATGGCAACGCCAAAACCATGCTCAGCGCGATCCAGGGCCAGTAACCGATAGCCCCGCCGCGCAGAAAGCGAGTTCCCCATGTCCATGTTCTCCATCTTCAGCGTCTCTGGAAGTGCCGTCAGTGCCCAGTCCCAGCGGCTCAACGTGGTGGCCAGCAACCTGGCCAACGTCGACGCCGTGGCCGGGCCCGATGGCCAGGCCTACAAGGCCCGCCAGGTGGTGTTCCAGACCGCACCCATGGGCCCGGAAAGCTCGGCCGGTGTGCGCGTGAGCGCCATCAGCGAAAGCGACTCCCCGGGCCGCCGGGTGCACGACCCCAGCCACCCGCTGGCCGACGACCAGGGCTACGTGACCCATTCCAACGTCAACGCCGTGGAGGAGATGGTCAACATGATCTCGGCCTCCCGCTCCTACCAGAACAACGTCGAAGTCATGAACACGGCCAAGACGCTGCTCCTCAAGACCCTGCAGATGGGCCAGTAACACCAGGACACCGCCATGATTTCCAGCGTCACCTCCTCCACGGCCCCGGGCACCGCGGCTTCTTCCAAGACGGAATCCGCCACCGACCCGGCTGCCGCGCAAGACCGGTTCCTGA from Acidovorax sp. FHTAMBA carries:
- the flgA gene encoding flagellar basal body P-ring formation chaperone FlgA, whose protein sequence is MPRLAARLVRACALGVLALAGSGAALAQAAPDPGTDLGPLTQRWLDDAMSRNQAAGLPLRMEVSVGSLDSRLRLAPCARVEPYLPTGAKLWGRTRLGLRCVEGPTAWNVFLPVTVKAFGPAWVLTGPVATGTVLSAQDAMEAEVDWAEESAPVMANPEMWVGQVAARPLVAGQALRQSMVRAPQLFRAGAQVKVLAQGPGYAVASAGQAMSAGVAGQIVRIRMDNGRIISGTVNESGTVVVAL
- the flgB gene encoding flagellar basal body rod protein FlgB, yielding MLDKMTNRMDFLGNALILRAERQRAIASNIANADTPGYVARDFRFADAMREATGSGDSRMAAGTSVGTQGATDPRHIPLPAASSGTGAPGTLGYSVQSQPSLDNNTVDLDRERANFVDNAVRYETTLRFINGNAKTMLSAIQGQ
- the flgC gene encoding flagellar basal body rod protein FlgC — translated: MSMFSIFSVSGSAVSAQSQRLNVVASNLANVDAVAGPDGQAYKARQVVFQTAPMGPESSAGVRVSAISESDSPGRRVHDPSHPLADDQGYVTHSNVNAVEEMVNMISASRSYQNNVEVMNTAKTLLLKTLQMGQ